From Pelosinus fermentans DSM 17108, the proteins below share one genomic window:
- the yhbH gene encoding sporulation protein YhbH, whose product MAIFKDGNTNSSDRSAWDRKRHRQLVEESIKKNLGDIIAEESIIGQSKDKKIKIPIRGIKEYQFIYGKNAGGTGSGEGQEAKGQVIGKANGQPGQEPGQGQAGNNPGEDVYETEITIEELTSYLFDDLQLPDMERKKFAQIESERKFKRSSFQRKGIPPHLNKKRTLAEKIKRQKMAQRDKTDTDSEEDECAERIPFHENDLRYCRIKEDTRRHSNAIVICIMDTSGSMDQTKKYLARSFYFLLYQFVRWKYEHVEVAFIAHTTTAKEVNEQEFFHRGETGGTYISSGYEKALEIIEQRYNPAIWNIYIFHCSDGDNWGEDNEKAVALVNQLCTISNLFGYGEITTSSMYGSAISKEYEKRINLDNFIMVMMGDKTDIWPAFKKILDTESGGNS is encoded by the coding sequence GTGGCTATTTTTAAGGATGGAAATACGAATAGTTCAGATCGCTCAGCGTGGGATCGCAAAAGGCATCGTCAACTGGTAGAGGAAAGCATAAAAAAGAATTTAGGTGACATTATTGCCGAGGAAAGTATTATCGGGCAAAGCAAGGATAAAAAAATAAAAATTCCCATCAGAGGAATTAAAGAATATCAATTCATTTACGGAAAGAATGCCGGCGGCACAGGTTCCGGGGAAGGGCAGGAAGCAAAGGGGCAGGTTATTGGCAAGGCGAACGGTCAGCCAGGTCAGGAGCCAGGGCAGGGGCAAGCTGGTAATAATCCCGGTGAAGATGTTTATGAGACTGAAATAACCATTGAGGAACTTACTAGTTATCTTTTCGATGATTTACAATTACCGGATATGGAAAGGAAAAAGTTTGCCCAAATCGAGTCAGAACGCAAGTTTAAGCGCTCAAGCTTTCAGCGCAAAGGGATTCCTCCCCACTTGAATAAGAAAAGAACATTGGCAGAAAAAATTAAACGTCAAAAAATGGCGCAGCGAGATAAAACGGATACGGATAGTGAGGAAGACGAATGTGCGGAACGGATACCTTTTCATGAAAATGACTTGCGCTATTGCCGCATAAAAGAAGATACCCGCAGGCATTCCAATGCGATAGTGATTTGCATTATGGACACATCTGGATCAATGGATCAAACCAAAAAATATTTAGCGCGCAGTTTTTATTTTTTGCTGTACCAATTTGTGCGCTGGAAATATGAACATGTAGAGGTAGCATTTATTGCACATACGACAACTGCTAAAGAGGTGAATGAACAAGAGTTCTTTCATCGAGGTGAGACTGGAGGAACCTATATCAGCAGTGGATATGAGAAAGCATTAGAAATTATTGAACAGCGTTACAATCCAGCCATTTGGAATATTTATATCTTTCACTGCTCAGATGGTGATAACTGGGGTGAAGATAATGAAAAGGCTGTTGCGTTAGTGAATCAGCTTTGTACGATCAGCAATTTATTTGGGTATGGAGAAATAACAACCAGCAGCATGTATGGCAGTGCCATTAGCAAGGAATATGAAAAACGAATAAACTTGGATAATTTTATTATGGTTATGATGGGCGATAAAACAGATATTTGGCCGGCATTTAAGAAAATCTTAGATACGGAATCTGGAGGTAACAGCTAA
- a CDS encoding DUF1638 domain-containing protein, protein MTIKIIACEVMKEELVRAASGCDIDFEFISMGLHLHPEKLGEELQHLLDGLSGYSRVILAFGLCGGAARNLKAVGFMLTIPKVHDCIPLLLGSTASYETFRLEEKGTLYLSGGWMNGERAILSEYDRIYQKYGERKATAVFSRMYSSYRRVLFIRTGSEREAFFLQRSHQIAELLGLTHQITEGKISFIEKIVKGPWDTKDFITVPSGESIDEWAFYEGKLEM, encoded by the coding sequence ATGACGATAAAAATTATTGCCTGTGAAGTTATGAAAGAAGAATTAGTAAGAGCAGCATCAGGTTGTGATATTGATTTCGAGTTTATTTCCATGGGATTGCATCTGCATCCAGAAAAATTAGGTGAAGAGCTGCAACATCTTCTTGATGGTTTATCAGGGTACTCTAGAGTGATCCTAGCCTTTGGATTGTGCGGTGGAGCAGCTAGAAATTTAAAGGCTGTTGGCTTTATGTTGACAATACCCAAAGTGCATGATTGTATTCCCCTGCTTTTAGGTTCCACAGCATCTTATGAAACATTTCGTTTAGAAGAGAAAGGCACTTTGTATTTGTCAGGCGGCTGGATGAATGGTGAACGAGCCATATTATCAGAATATGATCGCATTTATCAAAAATATGGCGAAAGAAAAGCGACCGCTGTTTTTAGCAGAATGTATAGCAGCTATCGACGGGTACTATTTATCCGAACAGGCAGTGAGAGAGAAGCATTTTTTTTGCAAAGATCACATCAGATAGCAGAATTGCTGGGATTAACCCATCAGATCACAGAGGGGAAAATATCCTTTATTGAAAAGATTGTAAAAGGACCTTGGGATACGAAGGATTTTATTACTGTTCCTTCTGGGGAATCCATCGATGAGTGGGCATTTTATGAAGGGAAATTGGAAATGTGA
- the gatC gene encoding Asp-tRNA(Asn)/Glu-tRNA(Gln) amidotransferase subunit GatC, with translation MKITCKDVANVALLSRLEFSESELETFTGQMDAILEYADVLNKLNVDNVQPTAHVLPLRNVMRADEAKPSLSRELALSNAPEQEDGYFKVPKIMEG, from the coding sequence GTGAAGATTACATGTAAAGATGTAGCGAATGTTGCTTTATTGTCACGACTGGAATTTTCTGAGAGTGAGCTTGAGACATTTACTGGACAGATGGATGCTATTTTGGAATATGCAGATGTTTTAAATAAGCTAAATGTTGATAATGTACAGCCTACTGCCCATGTGTTGCCCCTAAGAAATGTAATGCGGGCAGATGAAGCAAAGCCATCTCTGTCTCGGGAATTAGCATTGTCAAATGCGCCTGAACAGGAAGATGGTTATTTTAAAGTCCCTAAGATCATGGAAGGATAA
- the gatA gene encoding Asp-tRNA(Asn)/Glu-tRNA(Gln) amidotransferase subunit GatA encodes MELFKHTASQLHGKLAAKEISAVELTKAVLGRVDAVDKDVQAYITRTSEIALAQAQAVDSKIKRGEKVSVLAGIPGALKDNICTKGIKTTCASKILATFVPPYDATVAEKLAAEDAVILGKANMDEFAMGGSTENSGFFPTHNPWNLETVPGGSSGGSAAAVAAGEAIWALGSDTGGSIRQPAAYCGVVGLKPTYGRVSRYGLVAYASSLDQIGPITRDVTDSAHVMNIISGYDAKDSTSINAGVPDYTKSLVTNIKGLKIGLPKEYFVAGMDAEVERAINKAIEQLVALGAEYKEISMPHTEYALSAYYMIAPAEASSNLARYDGVSFGHRVEGNDIIDMYKKTRSEAFGAEVKRRIMLGTYALSSGYYDAYYLKALKVRTLVKQDFDKAFEQVDVLITPTAPTTAFKLGEKTNDPLAMYLQDVCTIPVNLSGVPAISIPCGFAAGMPIGMQIIGKPLGEETIIRAAYTFEQNNDYHKGFATLGEV; translated from the coding sequence ATGGAGTTATTTAAACATACAGCGAGTCAATTGCATGGAAAATTAGCAGCAAAAGAAATATCAGCTGTAGAATTAACAAAGGCTGTGCTAGGACGGGTTGATGCTGTCGATAAAGATGTACAAGCTTATATTACCCGAACGAGTGAGATTGCTTTGGCTCAGGCTCAGGCAGTGGATAGTAAAATTAAGCGTGGTGAGAAGGTTTCTGTGCTTGCTGGTATTCCAGGAGCGCTGAAAGATAATATATGCACCAAAGGAATAAAAACAACTTGTGCTTCAAAAATATTGGCAACTTTTGTACCTCCTTATGATGCAACCGTTGCTGAAAAATTAGCAGCAGAAGATGCTGTTATCCTTGGTAAAGCTAACATGGATGAGTTTGCCATGGGCGGTTCTACAGAAAACTCAGGATTTTTTCCTACTCATAATCCTTGGAATCTGGAAACGGTACCAGGTGGTTCCAGTGGCGGCTCTGCGGCCGCGGTGGCTGCAGGAGAAGCAATTTGGGCATTAGGGTCCGATACAGGTGGTTCGATCCGTCAGCCAGCAGCCTATTGTGGTGTAGTTGGACTAAAACCCACTTATGGTCGTGTATCCCGTTACGGACTGGTAGCATATGCTTCTTCCCTTGACCAAATTGGACCGATTACCCGTGATGTTACGGATAGTGCACATGTGATGAATATCATTTCCGGTTATGATGCCAAAGATTCGACTTCAATTAATGCTGGCGTGCCTGATTATACAAAATCATTGGTAACTAATATTAAAGGTTTGAAAATTGGTCTTCCAAAAGAGTATTTTGTTGCTGGGATGGATGCTGAAGTAGAAAGAGCCATTAATAAGGCCATTGAGCAGTTAGTAGCCTTAGGTGCTGAATATAAAGAAATATCTATGCCCCATACGGAATATGCTTTGTCAGCTTACTATATGATTGCTCCGGCAGAAGCCAGTTCTAATTTGGCCCGTTATGATGGAGTGAGCTTTGGCCATCGAGTAGAAGGCAATGATATTATTGATATGTATAAGAAGACTCGCAGTGAAGCCTTTGGCGCAGAAGTAAAGCGTCGTATCATGCTTGGTACATATGCGTTAAGTTCCGGTTATTATGATGCGTATTACTTAAAAGCGTTGAAAGTTCGCACCTTGGTGAAACAGGATTTTGACAAGGCGTTTGAGCAAGTGGATGTATTGATTACACCGACGGCACCTACTACTGCTTTTAAATTGGGTGAAAAGACGAATGATCCCCTTGCCATGTACTTGCAGGATGTATGTACGATTCCTGTAAATTTGTCAGGAGTACCGGCGATTTCCATTCCATGTGGCTTTGCAGCTGGCATGCCTATTGGTATGCAAATCATCGGTAAGCCTCTGGGAGAAGAAACAATCATTCGCGCTGCCTATACATTTGAGCAGAATAATGATTACCACAAGGGCTTTGCAACCCTGGGGGAGGTTTAA
- a CDS encoding PrkA family serine protein kinase, protein MKSFDFASLIQQDREAKTHRQFDGVLLDYLAIIKENPKVVMLAHQRMYDLLIAAGVETVKTEEHPRLKRIYGNDLLKRYTYFKNDFYGIDKTLMKIMRYFHSAAMKGEESRQVLYFVGPVGAGKSSIMEALKRMLEMSHSIYIIKDCPMREEPLHLIPKHLRPQFEELLGVKIEGDLCPVCRYRLKNEYHGEFERFPVETAEFSIRSRKGIGTVPPVDPNNQDTSVLIGSVDISKMDLYPEDDPRVLSLNGAFNVGNRGLVEFIEVFKNDVEYLHTMITATQEKSIPSPGKGSMIYFDGIILAHSNEAEWNKFKSDHTNEAILDRIVKVEVPYCLELDEEVKIYQKILRSSSFDAHIAPHTIEMASMFAILTRLSPSAKVDPLTKLKLYNGEEIVEKGSTKKIDIFELRDEAQREGMTGISTRFIMKAVDVALSESENNCINPISILDTLTKAVKELAIAEDDKKRYLVFLQDTIKKEYHKILEKEITRAFIHGYSEQAESLFNNYLDHAEAFANSTKIKDKNTGEELEPDLKFLQSIEEQVGIYSTAAPGFRQDVTAYMFSVLRNGGKIDYQCYEPLKEAIEKKLTVAVKEISRIITKARVRDKEQDTKYNVMGEELKANGYCDHCCNVILKYAANNLWKD, encoded by the coding sequence ATGAAAAGTTTTGACTTTGCAAGTCTTATACAACAAGACCGGGAAGCAAAGACGCATCGGCAGTTTGATGGTGTGCTTCTTGATTATCTGGCAATCATTAAGGAAAATCCTAAGGTCGTCATGCTGGCGCATCAGCGCATGTATGATTTGCTGATTGCTGCTGGCGTAGAAACAGTAAAAACGGAAGAGCATCCTCGTTTAAAACGAATTTATGGTAATGATCTATTAAAGCGCTACACATATTTTAAAAATGATTTTTATGGCATCGATAAGACACTCATGAAAATTATGCGTTATTTTCATTCTGCAGCGATGAAAGGAGAAGAATCTAGGCAAGTTCTCTATTTTGTTGGTCCTGTCGGTGCGGGTAAGTCTTCTATAATGGAAGCCTTGAAACGAATGCTGGAAATGAGCCACTCTATTTATATCATAAAAGATTGTCCAATGCGGGAAGAGCCGCTTCACTTGATTCCGAAACATCTTCGTCCCCAATTTGAAGAGCTGTTAGGTGTAAAAATTGAAGGTGATCTTTGCCCTGTCTGCCGCTATCGTTTAAAAAATGAATACCATGGTGAGTTTGAGCGCTTTCCTGTAGAAACTGCAGAGTTTTCCATCCGGTCCCGTAAAGGCATAGGTACAGTACCCCCAGTTGACCCTAATAATCAAGATACTTCTGTATTGATTGGGTCTGTTGATATTTCTAAAATGGATTTATATCCCGAAGATGATCCTAGAGTATTGTCATTAAACGGAGCTTTTAATGTAGGAAATCGGGGATTGGTTGAGTTTATTGAAGTCTTTAAGAATGATGTGGAATATTTGCATACGATGATTACCGCTACTCAGGAAAAGTCGATACCGTCGCCAGGCAAGGGCTCTATGATTTATTTTGATGGAATCATTTTAGCTCATTCGAATGAAGCGGAATGGAATAAATTTAAATCCGATCATACGAATGAAGCGATTTTAGACAGAATTGTTAAAGTTGAAGTTCCTTATTGCCTGGAGCTGGATGAAGAAGTAAAGATTTATCAGAAAATTTTAAGAAGCAGCAGTTTTGATGCTCATATTGCACCTCACACGATTGAAATGGCATCCATGTTTGCCATTTTAACTCGGTTAAGTCCGTCAGCTAAAGTAGACCCATTAACAAAATTGAAACTATATAATGGCGAGGAAATCGTGGAAAAAGGTTCTACGAAGAAAATCGATATTTTTGAGCTCAGGGATGAAGCGCAGCGAGAAGGAATGACCGGGATCTCTACTCGCTTTATTATGAAGGCTGTAGATGTTGCCTTATCGGAATCAGAAAATAATTGTATTAACCCAATTAGTATTTTAGATACGTTAACGAAAGCAGTTAAAGAATTGGCCATTGCTGAAGATGATAAGAAACGGTATTTAGTTTTTTTACAAGATACCATTAAAAAAGAGTATCATAAGATTTTAGAGAAAGAAATTACACGAGCTTTTATACATGGGTATAGTGAACAGGCAGAAAGCTTATTTAATAACTATTTGGATCATGCGGAGGCTTTTGCTAATTCAACTAAGATAAAAGACAAAAATACAGGCGAAGAACTGGAACCTGATCTTAAGTTTCTTCAGTCAATCGAAGAACAGGTTGGAATTTATAGTACTGCGGCACCTGGATTTCGTCAGGACGTGACTGCTTATATGTTTTCTGTCTTGCGTAATGGCGGCAAAATTGATTACCAGTGTTATGAGCCTTTAAAGGAGGCCATTGAAAAGAAGTTAACGGTAGCCGTTAAAGAAATTTCACGTATCATTACGAAGGCGAGAGTACGGGATAAAGAACAAGATACCAAATATAATGTTATGGGTGAGGAATTAAAGGCGAATGGTTATTGTGACCATTGTTGTAATGTCATCTTGAAATATGCGGCCAATAATCTTTGGAAGGACTAA
- a CDS encoding SpoVR family protein: MAAYSLDELEYWNDKIEKLVGDAGLDCYEQHFEICSYEDMLCYEAYVGMPSHYPHWSFGKAYERQKTFYKYNLVGLPYEMVINSDPCIAYLMRDNTLLIHILTMAHVYGHNDFFKNNRLFKRDTRANLEMEMFKAHANRVREYIQDPSIGPDKVERILDAAHGLKFQTCRHGERKQIPEEEQETVPNRLKDDLLAFLAEKGKLAEWERDLIHIVREETMYFIPQLETKIMNEGWASYWHYQILNQLELPQGLHLEFLQRHHLVIRPHQGQINPYFVGFKMFEYLDQQPGGREKIMAIRSEDRDQSFIRRYLNQELCEKLHLFSYGIQGDDIVVTEVSNEEGWKTVRDNLANAVGLGSIPIIRPVEVENGTLLLEHVCDQRELELNYAQETIKYVVDLWGGKVDLRIKIDNTPKIISCSESKIVHVHD; the protein is encoded by the coding sequence ATGGCAGCCTATAGCTTAGACGAATTAGAATATTGGAATGATAAAATTGAAAAGTTAGTAGGGGATGCAGGATTAGATTGTTATGAACAGCATTTTGAAATATGCAGTTATGAAGACATGTTGTGTTATGAGGCATACGTAGGTATGCCTTCCCATTATCCTCACTGGAGCTTTGGTAAAGCTTATGAAAGGCAAAAAACATTTTATAAATACAATCTTGTTGGATTACCCTATGAAATGGTAATTAATTCTGACCCTTGCATTGCTTATTTAATGCGGGATAATACCTTGCTCATTCATATTTTGACCATGGCTCACGTATACGGACATAATGATTTTTTTAAGAATAATCGTCTATTTAAGCGTGACACGCGGGCCAATCTGGAAATGGAAATGTTTAAGGCTCATGCGAATCGTGTCAGAGAATATATACAAGATCCCAGCATCGGCCCGGATAAAGTAGAGCGTATTTTGGATGCGGCACACGGACTTAAATTCCAAACGTGCCGGCATGGCGAAAGAAAGCAAATTCCTGAAGAAGAGCAAGAAACTGTACCAAATCGGCTAAAGGATGATTTATTAGCTTTTCTGGCGGAGAAAGGAAAGTTGGCTGAATGGGAACGTGATTTAATTCATATCGTACGGGAAGAGACCATGTACTTCATTCCCCAATTGGAAACTAAAATTATGAATGAAGGATGGGCCAGCTACTGGCACTATCAAATTTTAAATCAGCTTGAGTTGCCACAGGGACTTCACTTGGAATTTTTACAACGCCATCATCTGGTAATACGTCCCCATCAAGGGCAGATTAATCCCTATTTTGTAGGATTTAAGATGTTTGAATATTTGGATCAGCAGCCTGGTGGGCGAGAGAAGATTATGGCCATACGGTCTGAGGATCGGGATCAGTCTTTTATTCGCCGTTATTTAAATCAGGAGTTGTGTGAAAAGCTGCATTTGTTCTCCTATGGCATACAAGGTGACGATATCGTTGTAACAGAAGTTTCCAATGAAGAAGGCTGGAAAACCGTACGGGATAATTTGGCTAATGCTGTTGGCTTAGGGAGTATACCGATTATTAGACCTGTAGAGGTGGAAAATGGTACCTTACTATTAGAGCATGTTTGTGATCAACGAGAATTGGAATTAAACTATGCCCAGGAAACCATCAAATATGTTGTTGACCTTTGGGGCGGAAAAGTTGATCTGCGAATCAAGATCGATAATACTCCTAAAATCATTAGTTGTAGTGAAAGTAAAATAGTACATGTACATGATTGA